In Candidatus Nomurabacteria bacterium, the following proteins share a genomic window:
- the rplB gene encoding 50S ribosomal protein L2, which produces MKKYKPTSAGRRDGSVIEYKKKLTSTDSNPYKRLTVGKKNTGGRNSQGRITTHYRGAGNKKNYRMVDFRYDKKDIPARVETIEYDPNRSGFIALVVYKDGERRYILAPQKLKQHDEIITSEKAKVKVGNRLPLGTISVGTFVYNVEIKPGAGAKLARSAGNYAEVVAQDDSYTLLKMPSTEVRRVSASAWASIGAVSNEEYRLVDIGKAGRARHRGLRPKTRGAARNAVDHPHGGGEGRSPRGHRRQRTKQGRPTGKGQKTRSPKKYSNVFIVSRRKPGRLMGGKR; this is translated from the coding sequence ATGAAAAAATATAAACCAACTTCGGCTGGTCGACGTGATGGGTCGGTCATCGAATATAAGAAAAAACTTACATCAACTGACAGTAATCCGTACAAGCGGTTGACTGTCGGAAAGAAAAATACCGGAGGACGAAATAGCCAAGGTCGTATTACTACTCACTACCGTGGTGCTGGTAACAAAAAGAATTATCGAATGGTAGACTTCCGTTATGATAAGAAGGATATTCCAGCTAGAGTAGAAACGATTGAGTACGATCCTAACCGCTCTGGTTTCATCGCTCTTGTTGTTTATAAGGATGGTGAGCGTCGCTATATTTTGGCGCCACAAAAACTAAAGCAGCACGATGAAATTATCACGTCTGAAAAGGCTAAGGTCAAAGTCGGTAATCGCTTACCACTTGGCACTATTTCGGTTGGTACTTTTGTCTACAACGTAGAAATCAAGCCGGGGGCTGGTGCTAAGCTAGCTCGTTCAGCTGGTAACTACGCTGAAGTGGTAGCACAAGATGACTCATACACTCTGCTTAAGATGCCGTCGACTGAAGTACGTCGTGTATCAGCTAGTGCTTGGGCTTCAATCGGTGCTGTATCAAACGAAGAGTACCGTTTGGTAGATATCGGTAAAGCTGGACGTGCTCGTCATAGGGGACTTCGTCCGAAGACTCGTGGTGCGGCTCGTAACGCAGTTGATCACCCACACGGAGGTGGTGAAGGACGATCACCACGTGGACACCGTCGTCAACGAACTAAACAAGGTCGTCCAACCGGAAAGGGACAAAAGACTCGTTCACCAAAGAAATACTCAAATGTATTTATTGTTTCTCGTCGCAAGCCAGGCCGGCTGATGGGCGGAAAAAGATAA
- a CDS encoding type II toxin-antitoxin system mRNA interferase toxin, RelE/StbE family has protein sequence MQYILSKSFEKDFAKLPKATKKKVIVVLEKFIETPQDPSLRNHRLSGKWRGYFSIDVTGDTRAIYVIIEKNEIVRFVAIGTHSELYG, from the coding sequence ATGCAATATATTCTTTCCAAAAGTTTTGAGAAAGACTTTGCAAAGCTTCCCAAAGCTACAAAAAAGAAAGTCATTGTTGTCTTAGAAAAATTTATTGAAACCCCACAAGATCCAAGTCTGCGTAATCACCGACTCTCCGGAAAATGGCGAGGTTATTTTAGTATAGATGTGACTGGAGATACTAGAGCGATATATGTAATTATAGAAAAAAATGAGATAGTGAGGTTTGTAGCGATTGGGACGCATAGTGAGTTGTATGGGTAG
- a CDS encoding type II toxin-antitoxin system RelB/DinJ family antitoxin — MNTHTILNVKTDKALKKEAKKVAEELGVPLSTVINAFLKQFVRDKEITLSASNHRPAPYLESILEQAQKEYEAGDFVGPFKSEKDLITHLKSL, encoded by the coding sequence ATGAATACACACACTATCCTAAATGTAAAAACCGACAAAGCTCTGAAGAAAGAAGCTAAAAAAGTAGCCGAAGAACTTGGTGTACCACTCAGTACAGTAATCAATGCTTTTCTTAAGCAATTTGTTCGCGATAAAGAAATCACCCTTTCCGCTAGCAATCACCGCCCTGCCCCATACCTAGAAAGTATCTTGGAACAAGCCCAAAAAGAATATGAAGCTGGTGACTTTGTCGGTCCATTCAAGTCTGAAAAAGACCTCATCACTCACCTAAAATCTCTCTAG
- a CDS encoding thermonuclease family protein: protein MLGKLKNKTFYIIAFLFVLALITPEPKDQQNQPPEITNPEATINTKPEPTSQEALVIGGASTSNNSIETQNNLSDTSGTGGKVLYVVDGDTVKVDLNGKIETIRVIGINTPETVHPEKTVECFGREASAEAKRLLSDQKVIITYDDSQGTYDKYGRTLAYISLPDSSDFGETMIRSGFAYEYTYNLPYDRQAKYKAAETYAKENKVGLWADGACDNFEASPTSINTLDTNQNTNTSEVVTTNTSNCLIKGNISKSGEKIYHVPGQQYYTKTIISEDKGEQWFCTEKEAVEAGWRRALR, encoded by the coding sequence ATGTTAGGTAAACTTAAAAACAAAACTTTTTATATTATTGCCTTTTTATTTGTCTTGGCACTCATAACACCTGAACCAAAAGATCAACAAAACCAGCCACCAGAGATAACCAACCCCGAGGCTACCATCAACACGAAGCCAGAACCCACCTCACAAGAGGCCTTGGTTATAGGCGGCGCCAGTACAAGCAATAACAGCATCGAGACACAGAACAATCTATCCGACACAAGTGGAACCGGGGGCAAGGTTCTGTATGTTGTAGATGGTGATACGGTCAAAGTTGACCTAAATGGAAAAATAGAAACCATACGAGTAATTGGTATCAATACCCCCGAAACAGTTCATCCTGAAAAAACAGTAGAATGTTTTGGCCGAGAAGCTTCTGCTGAAGCCAAAAGATTACTGAGCGACCAAAAAGTAATTATTACTTACGATGACAGTCAAGGTACTTATGATAAATATGGTCGTACCCTTGCCTACATAAGCCTCCCAGACAGTAGTGACTTTGGTGAAACCATGATCCGTTCTGGTTTTGCCTATGAGTATACCTATAACCTCCCCTATGATAGACAAGCGAAGTACAAAGCCGCCGAAACCTACGCCAAAGAAAACAAAGTTGGTCTCTGGGCAGATGGTGCTTGTGATAATTTTGAAGCTAGCCCTACTAGCATCAACACGTTAGATACAAACCAAAATACCAATACCAGCGAAGTAGTTACAACAAATACTTCCAATTGCTTAATAAAAGGAAATATCAGTAAAAGCGGTGAAAAAATTTATCACGTACCGGGACAGCAATATTACACTAAGACAATTATCTCCGAAGATAAAGGGGAGCAGTGGTTTTGTACGGAGAAAGAAGCAGTGGAAGCTGGATGGCGGAGGGCGTTGAGGTAA
- a CDS encoding type II toxin-antitoxin system prevent-host-death family antitoxin — MPIKAKNTKTIGLKELRENMEEYIARVNKGESITVFRRSTPLFKLTPVDNDSETRWETIVDFPKEIGTGMPIDELLASIKSHGQKRKVS, encoded by the coding sequence ATGCCTATAAAAGCAAAAAATACTAAAACGATTGGCTTAAAAGAGTTGAGGGAGAACATGGAAGAATACATAGCTCGCGTTAACAAAGGTGAGTCTATAACTGTGTTTCGCCGATCCACCCCCCTTTTCAAATTAACACCAGTCGATAATGACTCCGAGACAAGATGGGAAACAATAGTAGACTTCCCTAAAGAAATTGGCACAGGTATGCCTATTGATGAATTGTTAGCCTCAATAAAATCACATGGACAGAAACGAAAAGTTTCTTAA
- a CDS encoding GNAT family N-acetyltransferase encodes MSTIIKTKQQVFLTTKDLDLVLLEEHDAHKILEWFQDPEVNQFLNGGEFPITTEFEKDYISKMYKNDKKLQLGIYHRKDQKLIGTTGIDRINNVHLEGSFGIAIGNKEYWGNGYGTQTLETMLYWSFKQRGLRTITLSVLSTNPRGMKCYQKCGFTHIGTVPKSVFKQGKWVDRHLMMIQSPLMK; translated from the coding sequence ATGAGTACAATCATTAAAACCAAGCAGCAAGTTTTTCTAACCACCAAGGACCTTGACTTAGTTTTACTGGAAGAACATGATGCACACAAAATCCTAGAGTGGTTTCAAGATCCTGAGGTTAACCAATTTCTAAACGGCGGCGAATTTCCAATCACTACCGAGTTTGAGAAGGACTACATTTCAAAAATGTACAAAAATGATAAAAAGCTGCAGCTGGGAATATACCACAGAAAAGACCAAAAGCTGATTGGTACCACAGGAATTGACCGAATAAACAATGTTCATCTTGAAGGTTCCTTCGGCATAGCTATTGGCAACAAAGAGTACTGGGGTAACGGCTATGGCACGCAAACTCTTGAGACCATGCTCTACTGGTCTTTCAAACAACGAGGGTTGCGCACTATAACCCTATCTGTCCTGAGCACCAACCCACGCGGTATGAAATGTTACCAAAAATGCGGTTTCACTCATATCGGTACTGTACCAAAGTCAGTTTTTAAACAAGGTAAGTGGGTAGACCGACACCTAATGATGATACAAAGTCCATTGATGAAATAA
- a CDS encoding peptidoglycan-binding protein, whose product MSNKLFVKPRFIMQVQKVSLSVLVISFVFALLFFLAPSFSYAQAVEDCQFSRTLEDGVDGEDVRCLQRYLNASGFQIAESGPGAPGGETSLFRTLTREAVVKWQQAKKITPASGVFGDKSRAVYMMDVLAKLQLEKSKQEAPLVTINPISVVKPQPTVVAQVTSSNTKDKEEAERQIIFVLAMIIDAYEEIGNIRSDDPDEAADIDEDVQSALRDLGDVLEQYFDGEFKRSKSLALDVLDDATDSFEDAGGESDKSKAEDILDDVEDLYNDIDDLIDEAEDEDEEVGDAPDLLGEAKDHLDDAKDAFDDGVYSQAISDALDAEELLEEARGEIDIISENDAEAFVEDVRDELGNARDEVSDSNADRDDVEEAEGLLDSAERRLKKADIAVDEEDFRKAADLAKEAEEMIDEALDLVDGSTKRDDDDKAEDALDDAKDELGDAWKKAEKASDKGKSTRSTEKKLAKADDLLDEAGDALDDEDYDEVLDLVDEALDLIDEALDEI is encoded by the coding sequence ATGAGTAATAAATTATTTGTTAAGCCACGTTTTATCATGCAAGTTCAAAAAGTTTCGCTTTCAGTTTTAGTTATCAGCTTTGTATTCGCCTTGCTTTTCTTCCTAGCCCCATCTTTTTCTTATGCTCAAGCAGTGGAAGACTGTCAATTTAGCCGCACCTTGGAGGATGGGGTTGATGGTGAGGATGTGCGCTGTTTGCAAAGGTATTTAAATGCTTCTGGTTTTCAAATTGCGGAAAGTGGCCCGGGGGCACCAGGAGGTGAAACTTCGCTTTTTCGAACTTTGACCAGGGAAGCGGTGGTTAAGTGGCAGCAGGCTAAAAAGATAACCCCGGCTAGTGGAGTGTTTGGAGATAAGTCTAGAGCGGTCTATATGATGGATGTCTTGGCTAAACTTCAATTAGAAAAAAGTAAACAGGAAGCACCTTTGGTGACGATTAATCCTATATCTGTAGTTAAACCACAGCCGACTGTTGTGGCCCAAGTAACTAGCTCTAATACCAAGGACAAAGAAGAGGCAGAAAGACAAATAATATTTGTTTTGGCTATGATAATCGACGCTTACGAAGAAATAGGTAATATACGTAGTGATGATCCAGACGAAGCTGCAGATATTGATGAAGATGTACAGAGTGCTTTGAGAGACTTAGGTGATGTCCTCGAACAATACTTTGACGGAGAATTTAAGAGATCTAAAAGTTTAGCCCTTGATGTGCTGGATGATGCGACTGATTCTTTTGAGGACGCTGGTGGTGAGTCAGATAAAAGCAAGGCCGAAGATATCCTTGATGATGTCGAAGATTTATACAATGACATTGATGATTTGATTGACGAGGCAGAAGACGAAGATGAAGAAGTGGGTGATGCTCCTGACTTACTAGGTGAAGCGAAAGATCACTTGGATGATGCCAAAGATGCTTTCGATGATGGTGTATATAGTCAGGCTATTAGTGACGCGCTTGATGCTGAGGAGCTGCTAGAGGAAGCCCGTGGCGAGATAGATATAATTTCAGAAAATGATGCAGAGGCGTTTGTTGAAGATGTGCGAGATGAGCTAGGAAATGCTAGGGATGAGGTAAGTGACTCTAATGCAGACAGGGATGATGTAGAGGAAGCCGAGGGTCTTCTTGATAGCGCGGAACGTCGTCTAAAGAAAGCTGACATAGCTGTTGATGAAGAAGATTTTCGTAAGGCCGCTGATCTGGCGAAAGAGGCAGAGGAAATGATAGACGAGGCCCTTGATTTGGTGGATGGGTCAACAAAACGTGACGATGATGATAAGGCAGAAGATGCTTTAGATGATGCTAAGGATGAGCTGGGAGATGCTTGGAAAAAAGCAGAGAAGGCAAGTGATAAGGGAAAAAGTACTCGTAGTACAGAAAAGAAGTTAGCTAAGGCCGATGATCTATTGGACGAAGCGGGAGATGCGCTGGATGATGAGGATTATGATGAGGTGCTAGATTTGGTAGATGAGGCACTAGACTTGATTGATGAAGCTTTGGATGAGATTTAG
- the rpsS gene encoding 30S ribosomal protein S19, giving the protein MSRSLYKGPYVDEKLLKKIAGKKPGEGGVIKTWARASVISPEMVGFTFGVHNGKTHIEVLVAEEMVGHRLGEFSPTKKFHRHGGKMQKELEQKKKEAEIAAAKAAKSAATSKK; this is encoded by the coding sequence ATGTCACGATCACTCTATAAAGGACCATATGTAGATGAGAAGTTGTTGAAGAAGATCGCCGGAAAAAAACCCGGAGAGGGTGGTGTCATCAAAACTTGGGCTCGCGCATCAGTGATTTCGCCTGAGATGGTAGGCTTTACCTTTGGTGTCCACAACGGAAAAACTCATATTGAAGTTTTGGTAGCAGAAGAAATGGTAGGCCATCGGCTTGGTGAATTCTCTCCAACTAAGAAGTTCCATCGTCATGGAGGTAAGATGCAGAAAGAACTAGAACAGAAGAAGAAGGAAGCAGAAATTGCTGCTGCTAAAGCCGCTAAGTCTGCTGCCACTAGTAAGAAATAG
- the rplV gene encoding 50S ribosomal protein L22 has product MKAILKNYRQSPRKVRLVADVVRGKKVADALATLRFVDKRAAGPFAKVIESAVANAVQAGKQADKLFVKKVAVDKGMVLKRFMPRARGSASRINKRNSHISVELGEK; this is encoded by the coding sequence ATGAAAGCAATTCTAAAAAATTACCGTCAGTCACCACGCAAAGTTCGTTTGGTCGCTGATGTGGTACGAGGAAAAAAAGTTGCTGACGCGCTAGCTACCCTACGATTTGTAGATAAGCGAGCGGCCGGCCCATTTGCAAAGGTGATTGAGTCTGCGGTTGCTAATGCTGTTCAGGCAGGTAAGCAAGCAGATAAACTCTTTGTTAAGAAAGTAGCGGTCGATAAAGGAATGGTATTGAAAAGATTCATGCCTCGTGCTCGCGGTTCTGCGTCACGCATTAACAAGCGAAATAGCCACATCTCAGTTGAGTTAGGTGAAAAATAA
- the rpsC gene encoding 30S ribosomal protein S3 encodes MTHVAHPYVQRIGVNRDWKSRWFTADPKKFREYLRSDAAIRKFLHKKLKGMSVDTVEIERNQKEVRIIIKTSRPGLIIGRSGEGATKLKKEIDLLLRSQKLTDKPEVKLDIEEVRSPESSANIVGQMIAEGLEKRITFRRVMKQTIEKVMANRDVQGVRIILSGRLGGADMARKEELKKGRIPLQTLRADIDFARVTANLPYGAIGIKVWIYRGQVFADRRGGQVEAATRANHLDHKA; translated from the coding sequence ATGACACACGTAGCACATCCATATGTACAACGTATTGGCGTAAATCGCGATTGGAAGAGTCGCTGGTTTACAGCTGATCCAAAGAAGTTTCGCGAGTATCTACGTTCAGATGCTGCTATCCGAAAGTTTCTTCATAAGAAACTTAAGGGCATGTCAGTTGATACTGTAGAGATTGAGCGAAATCAAAAAGAGGTTCGTATTATTATCAAGACTTCACGACCAGGTTTGATTATTGGTCGCAGTGGTGAAGGAGCAACTAAGCTAAAGAAAGAAATTGATCTATTACTTCGTTCACAAAAATTGACTGACAAACCGGAAGTCAAACTTGATATTGAAGAGGTTCGTTCTCCAGAGTCTAGTGCCAACATTGTTGGACAAATGATTGCTGAAGGACTAGAAAAACGTATTACTTTTCGTCGAGTGATGAAGCAGACCATTGAAAAGGTGATGGCTAATCGCGATGTTCAGGGTGTACGTATTATTCTTTCCGGTCGTCTTGGTGGCGCTGATATGGCCAGAAAGGAGGAATTAAAGAAAGGTCGAATCCCACTACAAACTTTGCGCGCTGATATTGACTTTGCTCGTGTTACTGCCAATTTGCCTTATGGTGCCATCGGTATCAAGGTTTGGATTTACCGCGGACAAGTCTTTGCCGATCGTCGTGGTGGTCAAGTTGAAGCCGCGACACGCGCAAATCACTTAGACCATAAAGCGTAA
- the rplP gene encoding 50S ribosomal protein L16 produces the protein MLFPKKVKHRKWQVGRKSPEKLSRPDTRGITVAFGTYGLRATSPSRVKSNQIEAARRVISRTLGKTGRIWIRIFPDQPITKKAAEVPMGKGKGDPEYFVFEVHPGRILFEVEGVPEDLAREAFRKAVAKLPLQGKLVRREETTA, from the coding sequence ATGTTATTTCCAAAAAAAGTAAAACATCGCAAGTGGCAGGTTGGGCGCAAGAGTCCTGAGAAACTAAGTCGACCAGATACTCGTGGTATCACTGTTGCCTTTGGTACTTACGGACTACGCGCTACTTCACCGTCTCGCGTAAAATCAAATCAAATTGAAGCAGCTCGTCGAGTGATTTCAAGAACCTTAGGTAAGACCGGTAGAATTTGGATTAGAATTTTCCCTGATCAGCCAATCACTAAAAAAGCGGCTGAAGTACCGATGGGTAAAGGAAAAGGAGATCCAGAGTACTTTGTTTTTGAAGTACATCCTGGTCGAATTCTTTTTGAGGTCGAAGGAGTACCAGAAGATTTAGCTCGCGAAGCCTTTCGTAAGGCGGTAGCTAAGCTCCCATTACAAGGTAAACTCGTGCGTCGCGAAGAAACGACAGCGTAA
- a CDS encoding 50S ribosomal protein L29, with product MIKMSDIRSKTDAELTEIVKSARETVRAERFKDKFSRKAGVINDAKQEIARALTELSARRRNNDAK from the coding sequence ATGATAAAAATGTCAGACATAAGAAGTAAGACGGATGCGGAGTTGACTGAGATCGTAAAATCCGCCCGTGAGACTGTTCGCGCTGAACGTTTCAAAGATAAATTTAGTCGAAAGGCCGGTGTGATAAATGATGCTAAGCAAGAAATTGCCAGAGCTCTAACTGAACTATCAGCCCGTCGTCGTAATAATGACGCCAAATAA
- the rpsQ gene encoding 30S ribosomal protein S17 gives MTTENTTTVSNRRTLRGTVVSTKMQDTITVAVERYVKHPKYKKFMRRTKKYLVHDAGNTAKEGEVVDIKEARPFSKRKRFELVKTK, from the coding sequence ATGACAACAGAAAATACAACAACTGTATCAAATCGTCGTACCTTGCGTGGCACTGTGGTTTCTACCAAAATGCAAGACACTATCACGGTAGCGGTCGAGCGTTATGTGAAGCATCCAAAGTACAAAAAGTTCATGCGACGCACGAAGAAATATTTGGTACACGATGCAGGTAATACTGCAAAAGAAGGAGAAGTGGTCGATATTAAAGAAGCACGCCCGTTTTCAAAGCGAAAGCGTTTTGAGCTCGTAAAGACAAAATAA
- the rplN gene encoding 50S ribosomal protein L14: MIQPQTIVKITDNSGAKIGRVFKVLGGSKKRYAELGEMVVLSVQTAEPRKQVKKKDVVYGVVVRQRKPFRRKDGSYVSFDDNAVVLVDKVKKEPKANRVFGPIPRELSEAGYQKIVSLAPEVV; encoded by the coding sequence ATGATCCAACCACAAACAATAGTAAAAATCACTGACAACTCAGGTGCCAAAATAGGACGTGTTTTCAAGGTGCTAGGTGGTTCAAAGAAACGCTACGCTGAGCTTGGGGAGATGGTGGTACTGTCAGTACAAACAGCTGAGCCACGTAAGCAAGTGAAGAAAAAAGATGTTGTGTACGGGGTCGTCGTACGTCAGCGCAAGCCATTTCGTCGCAAGGATGGTTCCTATGTGAGCTTTGATGACAATGCCGTGGTGCTTGTCGATAAGGTTAAAAAAGAACCAAAAGCCAACCGTGTGTTTGGTCCAATTCCTCGCGAATTATCTGAGGCTGGTTATCAGAAAATAGTTTCACTTGCACCTGAGGTGGTATAA
- the rplX gene encoding 50S ribosomal protein L24, which produces MKIRKGDTVQILAGKDKGKTGTVLTALPRTEQVIIEGVNVVKKHQKNRRTRSQGQIIEKSLPIHVSNVALMEGDKTVRAGYSFEGEGEKRKKIRVARPSGKKI; this is translated from the coding sequence ATGAAAATCAGAAAAGGAGATACAGTACAAATACTTGCCGGAAAAGATAAAGGTAAGACAGGAACAGTCCTAACCGCCTTACCTAGAACCGAACAGGTTATTATTGAAGGGGTAAATGTAGTCAAGAAACATCAGAAGAATCGTCGAACTCGTTCCCAAGGACAAATTATTGAGAAGAGCTTGCCGATACACGTATCAAATGTTGCCCTTATGGAGGGTGATAAGACTGTACGTGCCGGATATAGCTTTGAAGGTGAGGGTGAAAAGCGAAAGAAAATTCGCGTAGCTCGACCTAGCGGTAAGAAAATATAG
- the rplE gene encoding 50S ribosomal protein L5, with protein sequence METIQTRIKNAYEAMKGDFGYKNVMQAPKIEKIVLSVGTGRVQDKARIALIQDRLARITGQKASPRPAKKSIASFKLREGDVIGYQVTLRGARMRHFLDKLINIAIPQTRDFHGLKVTAIDDMGNYTIGIKDHTIFPECSDEELKDVFSLAITLVTTTKDKKETEAFLRQIGLPLKKEEEGK encoded by the coding sequence ATGGAAACGATACAAACACGTATTAAAAATGCCTACGAGGCTATGAAAGGTGACTTTGGCTACAAAAATGTCATGCAGGCGCCGAAGATTGAAAAGATTGTGCTTTCAGTTGGTACTGGACGAGTACAAGACAAAGCAAGAATTGCTTTAATCCAAGATCGTCTAGCTCGCATCACCGGACAAAAAGCGTCACCTAGGCCAGCTAAGAAATCAATTGCTTCATTTAAGCTTCGCGAAGGTGATGTGATCGGTTACCAAGTGACTTTGCGAGGAGCGCGCATGCGACATTTTCTTGATAAGCTGATCAATATCGCAATCCCTCAGACTCGCGACTTTCACGGACTTAAGGTGACAGCGATAGACGATATGGGTAACTACACTATTGGAATCAAGGATCATACGATCTTTCCGGAGTGTAGTGATGAAGAGCTTAAAGATGTCTTCTCATTAGCTATCACTTTGGTGACTACCACCAAAGACAAGAAAGAAACTGAAGCCTTCTTGCGTCAGATTGGTTTGCCGCTTAAGAAGGAAGAAGAGGGTAAATAA
- a CDS encoding ROK family protein, with amino-acid sequence MYIIFDIGGTKTRVAASEDLKTYGTPLKFDTPLNYGEAIAVISKAIEEVSQGKEIKGMAGGIRGRLRRDKSGLMGEVVLTDWVDKPLVDDLSKKFGAPVFIENDTAIVGLGEAVFGAGHGYDIVAYHTVSTGVGGARLVGGKVDVASIGFEPGHQILDLDQSIFGKETLHTLENLVSGTALQDRRGVKPYEIDQSDPVWDELAYYLAVGLRNTILYWSPDAIVLGGSMVVGDPRIFREDIIKHTEKVLDGFVPCPPILDATLKDEGGLYGAIALLSEKLGK; translated from the coding sequence ATGTACATAATATTTGATATCGGGGGGACAAAGACACGGGTGGCGGCAAGCGAGGATCTTAAGACTTATGGTACGCCACTAAAATTTGACACCCCACTAAATTATGGAGAAGCAATTGCGGTAATCAGTAAGGCAATAGAAGAAGTTAGTCAGGGTAAGGAAATTAAAGGAATGGCAGGCGGAATTCGTGGTCGACTAAGGCGCGACAAGAGTGGACTCATGGGTGAGGTGGTTTTGACCGATTGGGTGGACAAGCCATTGGTTGATGATCTAAGTAAGAAGTTTGGTGCGCCGGTTTTCATAGAAAATGACACGGCTATTGTGGGTCTTGGAGAGGCTGTTTTCGGTGCCGGGCACGGCTATGATATTGTAGCCTATCATACGGTCAGTACTGGAGTTGGAGGAGCTAGATTGGTTGGAGGGAAGGTTGATGTGGCTAGTATTGGCTTTGAACCTGGACACCAGATTCTAGATTTAGATCAGAGTATTTTTGGTAAAGAAACTTTGCATACACTAGAAAATCTGGTTTCCGGTACCGCTCTACAAGATCGTCGAGGAGTGAAGCCTTACGAAATAGACCAGTCTGATCCGGTTTGGGATGAGTTGGCTTATTATTTGGCGGTTGGTCTTCGCAACACCATTTTGTACTGGTCGCCGGACGCGATTGTGCTTGGTGGTTCAATGGTGGTGGGTGATCCGCGTATTTTTAGAGAGGATATTATAAAACATACCGAAAAAGTGCTAGACGGCTTTGTACCGTGTCCACCTATTCTTGATGCGACTCTAAAAGATGAAGGAGGTTTATATGGAGCGATAGCACTGTTGTCAGAGAAGCTTGGTAAGTAG
- a CDS encoding type Z 30S ribosomal protein S14, with protein MAKISVKVRATREPKFASRVVRRCKLCGRKHGYMRDFDACRICFRELAHEGHIPGIKKSSW; from the coding sequence GTGGCGAAAATTTCAGTAAAGGTTCGCGCTACGCGCGAACCAAAATTCGCTTCCAGAGTCGTAAGACGCTGTAAGTTGTGTGGTCGCAAACACGGATACATGCGGGATTTTGATGCCTGCCGAATCTGTTTTCGCGAGTTAGCCCATGAGGGACATATACCAGGTATAAAGAAATCATCATGGTAG
- the rpsH gene encoding 30S ribosomal protein S8 produces MMVGDIIGDMIIRLKNAGVVGKKEVEMPYSKLRHAVADKLVAAGYIEKAEQQGKRDKVQKTLVVTLKYEDGRHRIDGVKRISKPGRRLYTKVANIHKVKFGKGHMILSTPAGILTNEEAKAKNVGGEQLFIIW; encoded by the coding sequence ATCATGGTAGGAGATATTATTGGCGACATGATCATTCGTCTAAAGAATGCCGGAGTGGTAGGTAAGAAAGAGGTAGAAATGCCTTACTCTAAGCTTCGTCATGCGGTAGCGGATAAACTGGTCGCAGCCGGATATATAGAGAAGGCCGAGCAACAAGGAAAGAGGGATAAGGTTCAAAAAACCTTAGTGGTGACTTTGAAGTATGAGGACGGACGACATCGAATTGATGGTGTTAAACGTATCTCAAAACCAGGTCGTCGCCTATACACAAAGGTCGCAAATATTCACAAAGTTAAGTTTGGTAAAGGGCATATGATCCTATCTACACCAGCTGGTATTCTCACTAATGAGGAGGCTAAGGCTAAAAATGTAGGTGGTGAACAGCTTTTTATCATTTGGTAA